In Ignavibacteriales bacterium, the sequence GAACACACATCAGTGGCAAACAATTGCGGACATAGCGAATAGAACAGAATCCACACACAGGGATATTAAATCATTCAGTTTCAAAGGGGACACAGTGTTCATTGTTACTGAATTTGGTGTTTCGGTCTTTAGGCGTTCACGGTGGGAATTTGGAGATACATATCAGAATTTGGGATTTATATCGCCGCAAGTATCTTGCATGTCACTTCAGCAACGTCGAATGTGGATCGGAACCGACAAGGGACTTACAGTCTCTTTATTAGGATCGGGTGCGTGGACCACGTACAATTCGTTTCCGGGAATTGTATCAAGCGCAGTAACGGCGCTCGCGCTATTCAACGATACATTGATTGTTGGAACTGCGAATGGAGCTATATATTTTGCTCAAAATTATATCGTGCCGAAAGCTATTCCCTTATTGAACAATAGATCTGTCTGTGATTTGCGAGTTGATAATGGCAAATTGTATGTGCTTTCCGCTTCCGGTTCAAATTTCACAGTTGAAACGCTTGCATCTATACTTGATATGCCGCAGACGGTAATCTCAAATTCCGATGTTCAAGGAGTCTGTATCATTCCAGCTTCTTCCCTCTGGATTGCAACTGTATCAAAAGGATTGGCACATCTCATCGGTTCCATCTGGAATTATTCATATCCTAACGGGCCGAACTCCAATTTTTTCAGTAGTCTCGCTGTTGATGCGGATGGCGTTCTTTGGAGTGCTTCCGGCGAAATTGCTAATGCTGGTTTCTATCGGTACAATCCTTCCTTATCCGAAGATAAACAATGGAAAAATTTTACGAGAGATCGCTTTCCGATTATGGGACGTCCTGGTTGGGATGAGGATGATTACTATAATGTCTCACTTGGTGCGAATGGCTCAGTTTGGGTGAGTTCATGGGGCGATGGAGTCGTTGAAGTTGTTGGCGATTCTGTTGTGCGGAAGTACAACTATAACTCCACACCAAAGCTTCCCAGCGCGGTTACGAAAGATCCTAATTTTGTTGTCAGTAGCGGTGTTGCAATAGATAACGAGGGAAAAACATGGATTGTTAATCGAAATCAAGCAAATGGCAGAAGCCTTCTTCGGCTTGACAGCGACACAACAGGAACATTTTTTGATAATCAATTCAATTCCAGTTGGGGATGGTTTCATGGTATTGTGATTGATCGAAATAATACGAAATGGATGGGAAGTACAGTACCCTGGCATATGGACAATGGAAACGGATTGTATTTCTTTAATGAAAATAAAACCATATCAGGCACGGAGCAATATGATGGTTGGGGAAATATCTCAGATATGTCGGATAGTAAAGTTCTTTCGATTTCTCTCGATCTTGAAGGAGAAATCTGGGTTGGACTTGGACTTGGTGTAGTCATAATTCACGACCCGCTCAATCCGTTGATACCGGCGAATCGAAGTACATCGTATCCATTACGCGAGCAAGTTATTCAATCAATTGCAGTAGATGCAGTGAACAACAAATGGGTTGGAACAAAAGAAGGTATATTAGTTGTTAACGCAGATGGTACACAACTATTGCAAAGTTATACTGTGGCTTCAACAAATAAATCCCTGCTCTCTAATGACGTACGAACAATTGCCATTGATCAGAAACGCGGTATTGCATATTTCGGGACAGAGCAGGGGCTGTCGAGTCTTTCCATCGATGCTGTTCAGACGAACCGATCATACTCCGAACTTGAGGTCGGTCCCAATCCATTTATCCTGCCCAATGATCAGCGATTGACCATCCGCAACCTTGTTGCTAACAGCACTATCAAAATATTGACTGTAAGCGGTTCTGTTGTGTGGCAATTTGAAGCGCAGGGCGGCGGAAGGGCGTTTTGGGATGGACGGGATAAAAATGGTGTTTTCGTTCCGTCAGGGATCTACTTTATCGTAGCATTTGCAGAGAATGGTTCACAAACTGTGACCGGCAAAGTTGCTGTCATTAGGAAATAACTAGTTTCTTGCAGATAAATAATATCTCCTCTTTCATCAACCCGAATTTATCTATCATTTTATCGGAAAACTGCTGAATAAATGTTTCGGGCGTAACAAAGAATCCAGCTTCTCTGAGTCGTTCGATGTAGTCGCGTCCATAGACTCTTACGTGGTCCTCTTGGCCAAATAGATTCCGACGATCTTCCGGTGTAGTTAGCCGAGGATCCTCCAACGTGGTTTTCCGAGTCATATCAATAGGTGATTGAAGAATTGCCCATCCATCCGGCTTTAGAACTCTAAATAATTCCTTCATAGCTTGTCGATCATCGGCAATATGTTCCAATACATGGTAGCAGAGAATGCAATCAAAATGGCTGTCAGGTAAAGGGATTGCCATAATATCCATATGTGTCATCATCCACGGATCATCAAGACCCGTACTTATATAATCGAGATTAGTATAATGCCTGAATTTTTGCTGCATATAATAAGTAGGAGCAACATCTAAAACACGGAAGCGTCGATTGAAAAAATCAGTTTTGTGTTTGAGATATAGACAAAGCAGCCGGTGTCGTTCCAGAGATCCACATCGTGGGCACTGTGCATTGGGTCGTAGTGTGACACCGCCAGAAAGAAATCGGCGAACTCGCGTTTCGCAACAAGGGCAGTGATGTTTACCACCTCGATATACGAGCCCCCGGAGGAAGTAGAACATTTGCCGAAATTTGACTTCTAGATTTTTTGGAAGAATGCGCTTTATTATTCGTTTGAGATGCATTTTCTTAAAAAAGCTACGTAATCTAATTGTACATTCCAAATGTAATCGCGAATGTATAGTTGAGATTCAATCATCGGTCGACTTTTTTCTTGATTCTCTGCACAGAAAGAGGTATATTTTCAAACGTTTTTTGCAAAGTATGTTCATTTTTTTGCCAATTTCAATAGCTTCCGGTTGAGCCGGGGTTCACGTTATGGGTTCGATGGCTGAATTTCGGATTAATATCTCAAATCTCTCGGAAGGGATTCACGAGTATCGCTTTGAAGCGGAGCCGTCGAAGATTGGTCTGGATGAAAGGTTTATCAGCACTGTTAAAATTGAAACCAGAATAGATAAAAACGTACGCCAAATCTTCCTTCAAGCAGAAATTCGGGCAGAAGGAAGTTTTTTCTGTGACCGATGTCTCGAAAATTTTCATCAAGAGATGAATACGGCGTATTCGATGGTGTATGTTCAAGGTGCCCGTTCCACCGTCGATCTGAATAAAGAGGAAGAGATC encodes:
- a CDS encoding DUF177 domain-containing protein encodes the protein MAEFRINISNLSEGIHEYRFEAEPSKIGLDERFISTVKIETRIDKNVRQIFLQAEIRAEGSFFCDRCLENFHQEMNTAYSMVYVQGARSTVDLNKEEEIQILAADMNYIDLDDDVRQYILLTIPQKLLCKEDCQGFCPTCGVNKNIASCTCGAQEVDSRWDVLKKLSHN
- a CDS encoding methyltransferase domain-containing protein, with amino-acid sequence MQQKFRHYTNLDYISTGLDDPWMMTHMDIMAIPLPDSHFDCILCYHVLEHIADDRQAMKELFRVLKPDGWAILQSPIDMTRKTTLEDPRLTTPEDRRNLFGQEDHVRVYGRDYIERLREAGFFVTPETFIQQFSDKMIDKFGLMKEEILFICKKLVIS